From a single Streptomyces sp. NBC_00377 genomic region:
- a CDS encoding DUF3499 domain-containing protein, with protein MESRRGPLKSAVPSNVVSPVRRCSRTACGRPAVATLTYVYADSTAVLGPLATYAEPHCYDLCAEHSERLTAPRGWEVVRLLDSSAPARPSGDDLEALANAVREAARPQGRAAGAGGGRTVADPMEVARRGHLRVLRSPDN; from the coding sequence GTGGAGAGTCGTCGCGGCCCGCTCAAGAGTGCGGTACCGTCCAACGTCGTGAGCCCTGTACGTCGCTGTTCGCGAACTGCCTGCGGCCGGCCCGCCGTCGCGACGCTGACGTACGTCTACGCCGACTCGACCGCGGTCCTCGGCCCGCTCGCCACCTACGCGGAACCCCACTGCTACGACCTGTGCGCCGAGCACTCCGAGCGCCTCACCGCCCCGCGCGGCTGGGAGGTCGTCCGGCTCCTCGACAGCTCCGCTCCCGCGCGTCCCAGCGGTGACGACCTGGAAGCGCTTGCCAACGCGGTCCGCGAGGCCGCCCGCCCCCAGGGTCGCGCGGCCGGGGCCGGCGGCGGACGTACTGTGGCGGACCCCATGGAGGTCGCGCGCCGCGGCCACCTGCGGGTACTGCGCTCGCCCGACAACTGA
- a CDS encoding stage II sporulation protein M, with the protein MDLDVFVSAHRAEWDRLDALLRRRRGLTGDEADELVTLYQRTATHLSLIQSSAPDPQLTGRLTQLVARARNAVTGTRRASWRDVTRFLTQSFPAAVYRSRHWWVPTALLSTAVAALLGWWIGTHPEVQSSIAAPDELRELTRPGGLYETYYSSHQAAAFAAQVWTNNAQAAAMCLVLGVFLGLPVLWVLFQNMLNLGIGAGLMSSAGRLDTFLGLVLPHGLLELTAVFVAAGTGLRLGWTVIDPGPRSRRTALAEEGRAAVGMAIGLALVLFVSGAIEGFVTPSGLPTWARITIGITAELAFLVYVYVVGGRAARAGDTGDLEAAERSATVPTAA; encoded by the coding sequence ATGGACCTGGACGTCTTCGTCTCCGCCCACCGAGCCGAATGGGACCGTCTCGACGCCCTCCTCCGCCGCCGGCGCGGACTCACCGGCGACGAGGCCGACGAACTCGTCACCCTCTACCAGCGCACCGCCACTCACCTCTCCCTGATCCAGTCCAGTGCCCCGGACCCCCAGCTCACCGGCCGGCTCACCCAGCTCGTGGCACGCGCGCGTAATGCGGTGACAGGAACCCGCCGTGCGTCGTGGCGGGACGTGACGCGCTTCCTCACCCAGAGCTTTCCCGCCGCCGTCTACCGGTCGCGCCACTGGTGGGTGCCCACCGCACTTCTCTCCACGGCCGTCGCCGCGCTTCTCGGCTGGTGGATCGGTACCCATCCGGAAGTGCAGTCCTCCATAGCGGCCCCCGACGAACTACGCGAGCTCACCCGACCCGGCGGCCTCTACGAGACCTACTACTCGAGCCATCAGGCCGCGGCCTTCGCCGCCCAGGTCTGGACGAACAACGCCCAGGCCGCCGCGATGTGCCTGGTCCTGGGAGTCTTCCTCGGCCTGCCGGTCCTCTGGGTCCTCTTCCAGAACATGCTGAACCTCGGCATCGGGGCCGGCCTCATGTCCTCGGCGGGCCGGCTCGACACCTTCCTGGGCCTCGTCCTCCCGCACGGCCTGCTCGAGCTGACCGCGGTCTTCGTCGCGGCCGGCACGGGGCTCCGCCTGGGCTGGACCGTGATCGACCCGGGCCCGCGCTCCCGGCGCACCGCCCTCGCCGAGGAAGGCCGAGCCGCGGTCGGCATGGCGATCGGCCTCGCACTGGTCCTCTTCGTCTCCGGCGCCATCGAAGGCTTCGTCACCCCGTCGGGGCTGCCCACCTGGGCCCGCATCACCATCGGCATCACAGCCGAACTGGCCTTCCTCGTCTATGTCTACGTCGTCGGCGGCCGAGCCGCGCGCGCCGGGGACACAGGAGATCTCGAGGCCGCCGAGCGCAGCGCCACGGTGCCGACGGCCGCCTGA
- a CDS encoding DUF5719 family protein: MNRTTLSLIAGTAALAAVTGFATLNRPDASAPDTAKAAAELPVERTRLLCPSPSTSDLAETSYTSFTPVTKGTGGAGTAELLAAATQDSADDPSDKTGDKTDDKTDDKATGKTSGKTSDKADGKKKAAKPVLTPKAPGAPAVGDTTGSSTPALLGTAEGKFAPGWTVQETTEVAAGSGRGLQGVTCTAPDTEFWFPGVSTAADRTDYVHLTNPDDSAAVADIELYGKDGALPTTVGEGITIPAHSSEPILLSTLTGEKQEDLTVHVNVRSGRVGAAVQALDEKLGGDWLAASTEPSGTQILPGIPKDATAVRLIAYAPGDADADLKLQLASPSGLITPAGHETLHVKAGMTASVDLGDVTRGEAGSLVLTPTDGSVPFVAAVRVLRGKGAKQESAFISATAPVGTRASAADNSAKGSTLSLTAPKGTAKVKVTASAGSGGGTAVSRTYTVRAGTTQDVELPVPTGLKGTYALTVEPLTDTPVYAARTLAATEEGVPGFTVQTLPDDRGTVAVPEADENVAVLQK; encoded by the coding sequence GTGAACCGCACCACCCTGTCCCTGATCGCCGGCACGGCCGCGCTCGCCGCGGTCACCGGGTTCGCCACGCTCAACCGGCCCGACGCGTCCGCACCGGACACCGCCAAGGCGGCCGCGGAACTGCCCGTGGAGCGCACGAGGCTGCTCTGCCCCTCGCCCAGCACCTCGGACCTCGCCGAGACGTCGTACACGTCCTTCACACCCGTGACCAAGGGCACCGGCGGCGCCGGCACGGCCGAACTCCTGGCGGCGGCCACCCAGGACTCGGCGGACGACCCGTCCGACAAGACCGGCGACAAGACCGATGACAAGACCGACGACAAGGCCACCGGCAAGACGTCCGGCAAGACGTCCGACAAGGCCGACGGCAAGAAGAAGGCGGCCAAACCGGTCCTCACGCCCAAGGCGCCCGGCGCCCCGGCCGTCGGCGACACCACCGGCAGCTCGACGCCCGCACTGCTGGGCACCGCCGAGGGGAAGTTCGCCCCGGGCTGGACCGTCCAGGAGACCACCGAGGTCGCCGCAGGCAGCGGCCGCGGCCTCCAGGGCGTCACCTGCACCGCGCCGGACACCGAGTTCTGGTTCCCCGGGGTCAGCACCGCCGCCGACCGCACGGACTACGTCCACCTCACCAACCCGGACGACTCCGCCGCGGTCGCCGACATCGAGCTCTACGGCAAGGACGGCGCCCTCCCGACCACGGTGGGGGAGGGCATCACGATCCCGGCGCACTCCAGCGAGCCGATCCTGCTGTCCACGCTCACCGGCGAGAAGCAGGAGGACCTCACCGTCCACGTCAACGTCCGCAGCGGCCGCGTGGGGGCCGCCGTCCAGGCCCTGGACGAGAAACTCGGCGGGGACTGGCTGGCCGCCTCCACCGAACCGTCGGGCACCCAGATCCTCCCGGGCATCCCCAAGGACGCCACGGCCGTCCGCCTCATCGCCTACGCACCGGGGGACGCGGACGCGGACCTGAAACTCCAACTCGCCTCCCCCTCCGGTCTGATCACCCCCGCTGGACACGAGACGCTGCACGTCAAGGCGGGCATGACGGCCTCGGTCGACCTGGGTGACGTCACGCGCGGAGAGGCCGGCTCACTGGTGCTGACGCCGACGGACGGGTCGGTGCCCTTCGTCGCGGCCGTACGGGTGCTGCGCGGCAAGGGCGCCAAGCAGGAGTCGGCGTTCATCAGCGCGACCGCCCCGGTCGGCACGCGCGCGTCCGCCGCGGACAACAGCGCCAAGGGCTCCACCCTCTCCCTGACCGCCCCCAAGGGCACTGCCAAGGTCAAGGTCACCGCGTCCGCCGGCAGCGGCGGAGGCACGGCCGTGTCCAGGACGTACACGGTCCGGGCAGGCACCACCCAGGACGTCGAACTCCCTGTCCCGACCGGCCTGAAGGGCACCTACGCGCTCACCGTGGAACCCCTCACGGACACCCCGGTCTACGCCGCCCGCACCCTGGCGGCCACCGAGGAGGGCGTCCCGGGCTTCACCGTCCAGACCCTGCCGGACGACCGGGGCACGGTCGCGGTGCCGGAGGCCGACGAGAACGTCGCGGTCTTGCAGAAGTAG
- the manA gene encoding mannose-6-phosphate isomerase, class I encodes MDRLDNTVRPYAWGSPTAIPRLLGTEPTGEPQAEMWMGAHPGAPSRTDRGTLVELIDADPRKELGAATVTKFGPRLPFLLKILAAGAPLSLQVHPDLAQAKEGYEDEERRGIPVDAPHRNYKDANHKPELICALTEFDGLCGFRAPSHAADLLDGLGVDSLKPYVDLLRAHPEEAALREVLTAILTADREEMAHTVAQASVACDRLGGDYAPYAGIAHHYPGDPGVIAAMLLNHVRLQPGEALFLGAGIPHAYLDGLGVEIMANSDNVLRCGLTPKHVDVPELLRIVRFEPGDPGVLRPEAAPDGEEVYDTPIDEFRLSRYVLPPGAPAHDLTLPTPQILLCTAGAVRAGEHALTPGTSVFVPAGHTAEVTGAGTVFRATVVV; translated from the coding sequence ATGGACCGCCTCGACAACACCGTCCGCCCCTACGCCTGGGGTTCCCCCACCGCGATCCCGCGCCTGCTCGGCACCGAGCCGACCGGTGAACCGCAGGCCGAGATGTGGATGGGCGCCCACCCGGGCGCACCCTCACGCACCGACCGGGGCACCCTCGTCGAGCTCATCGACGCCGATCCGCGCAAGGAACTCGGCGCGGCGACGGTGACCAAGTTCGGCCCCCGCCTTCCCTTCCTCCTCAAGATCCTCGCCGCCGGCGCCCCCCTCTCCCTCCAGGTCCACCCCGACCTGGCACAGGCCAAGGAGGGCTACGAGGACGAGGAGCGCCGCGGCATCCCCGTCGACGCCCCGCACCGCAACTACAAGGACGCCAACCACAAGCCCGAACTCATCTGCGCCCTCACCGAGTTCGACGGCCTGTGCGGCTTCCGCGCCCCCTCCCACGCGGCCGACCTCCTCGACGGCCTCGGCGTCGACTCCCTCAAGCCGTACGTCGACCTCCTGCGCGCGCACCCCGAGGAAGCCGCCCTGCGCGAGGTCCTCACGGCGATCCTCACCGCCGACCGCGAGGAGATGGCCCACACCGTCGCCCAGGCCTCCGTCGCCTGCGACCGCCTCGGCGGCGACTACGCCCCCTACGCCGGGATCGCCCACCACTACCCCGGCGACCCCGGCGTCATCGCCGCCATGCTGCTCAACCACGTCAGACTCCAGCCAGGCGAAGCCCTGTTCCTGGGCGCCGGCATCCCGCACGCCTACCTCGACGGCCTCGGCGTCGAGATCATGGCCAACTCCGACAACGTCCTGCGCTGCGGCCTCACCCCCAAACACGTCGACGTCCCCGAACTCCTGCGCATCGTCCGCTTCGAACCCGGTGACCCCGGCGTCCTGCGCCCCGAAGCAGCCCCCGACGGCGAGGAGGTCTACGACACCCCCATCGACGAGTTCCGCCTGTCGCGCTACGTCCTCCCGCCGGGCGCCCCCGCCCACGACCTCACCCTCCCCACCCCGCAGATCCTCCTGTGCACCGCGGGCGCCGTCCGGGCGGGCGAGCACGCGCTGACCCCCGGGACGTCTGTCTTCGTCCCCGCGGGGCACACGGCCGAAGTGACCGGTGCGGGTACGGTCTTCCGAGCCACGGTCGTCGTCTGA
- a CDS encoding phosphomannomutase/phosphoglucomutase: MAADLSQIVKAYDVRGVVPDQWDESTAELFGAAFAQVTGAEAIVVGHDMRPSSPGLTGAFARGAAALGVHVTQIGLCSTDQLYYASGALGLPGAMFTASHNPARYNGIKLCRAGAAPIGQDTGLTEIRALVERWTDSGAPAPAPVPGTVTTADTLKDYAAHLRALVDLASIRPLKVVVDAGNGMGGHTVPTVFDGLPLTLVPLYFELDGTFPNHEANPLDPANLVDLQKRVREESADLGLAFDGDADRCFVVDERGEPVPPSAITALVAVRELARNGGEGTIIHNLITSWTVPEVVKEHGGTCVRTRVGHSFIKAEMARSGAIFGGEHSAHYYFKDFWNADTGMLAALHVLAALGGQPSPLSALVAEYDRYTGSGEINSTVADQAGRIAAIKAAYGNREDVTLDELDGLTVSSTDWWFNVRPSNTEPLLRLNAEARDEPTMAKIRDEALALIRA, from the coding sequence GTGGCTGCTGATCTGTCACAGATCGTGAAGGCGTACGACGTACGCGGGGTGGTCCCGGACCAGTGGGACGAGTCCACGGCCGAGCTGTTCGGCGCCGCCTTCGCCCAGGTGACCGGCGCCGAGGCCATCGTCGTCGGCCACGACATGCGGCCCTCCTCGCCCGGCCTGACCGGCGCCTTCGCCCGGGGTGCGGCGGCGCTCGGCGTGCACGTCACCCAGATCGGTCTCTGCTCCACCGACCAGCTGTACTACGCCTCGGGCGCGCTCGGCCTGCCCGGCGCCATGTTCACCGCCTCCCACAACCCCGCCCGGTACAACGGCATCAAGCTGTGCCGCGCGGGCGCCGCCCCCATCGGCCAGGACACGGGCCTGACGGAGATCCGCGCACTGGTGGAACGCTGGACGGACTCGGGCGCCCCCGCACCGGCCCCGGTTCCGGGAACCGTCACCACCGCCGACACGCTGAAGGACTACGCGGCGCACCTGCGCGCACTCGTCGACCTGGCGTCCATCCGCCCCCTGAAGGTCGTCGTCGACGCGGGCAACGGCATGGGCGGCCACACCGTTCCCACGGTCTTCGACGGTCTGCCGCTGACGCTCGTCCCCCTGTACTTCGAGCTGGACGGCACCTTCCCCAACCACGAGGCCAACCCCCTGGACCCGGCCAACCTCGTGGACCTCCAGAAGCGGGTCCGCGAGGAGTCCGCCGACCTCGGTCTCGCCTTCGACGGCGACGCCGACCGCTGTTTCGTCGTCGACGAGCGGGGCGAGCCGGTGCCCCCGTCCGCGATCACGGCCCTGGTGGCCGTACGTGAACTCGCTCGCAACGGCGGAGAGGGCACGATCATCCACAACCTGATCACGTCCTGGACCGTCCCCGAGGTGGTGAAGGAGCACGGCGGTACCTGCGTCCGCACCCGCGTCGGCCACTCCTTCATCAAGGCGGAGATGGCCCGCTCCGGCGCGATCTTCGGCGGCGAGCACTCCGCGCACTACTACTTCAAGGACTTCTGGAACGCCGACACGGGCATGCTGGCCGCCCTCCACGTCCTCGCGGCCCTCGGCGGACAGCCGAGCCCTCTCTCCGCCCTGGTCGCCGAGTACGACCGCTACACCGGCTCGGGCGAGATCAACTCCACGGTCGCCGACCAGGCCGGCCGCATCGCCGCGATCAAGGCGGCCTACGGCAACCGCGAGGACGTCACCCTGGACGAACTCGACGGCCTGACCGTCTCGTCCACCGACTGGTGGTTCAACGTCCGCCCTTCCAACACGGAACCCCTCCTCCGCCTCAACGCGGAAGCCCGAGACGAACCGACGATGGCCAAGATCCGCGACGAGGCCCTGGCCCTCATCCGAGCCTGA
- a CDS encoding Trm112 family protein, whose amino-acid sequence MPLEAGLLEILACPACHSPLEEQDTELICTGKDCGLAYPVRDGIPVLLVDEARHPA is encoded by the coding sequence ATGCCGCTCGAAGCCGGCCTCCTGGAGATCCTCGCCTGCCCCGCCTGTCACTCCCCCCTCGAGGAGCAGGACACGGAGCTGATCTGCACGGGCAAGGACTGCGGCCTGGCATACCCCGTCCGCGACGGCATCCCCGTCCTGCTCGTCGACGAGGCACGCCACCCCGCGTAA
- the ahcY gene encoding adenosylhomocysteinase, protein MTTVDNRQDFKVADLSLAVFGRKEITLAEHEMPGLMAIRKEYAESQPLAGARVTGSLHMTVQTAVLIETLVALGARVRWASCNIFSTQDHAAAAIAVGPNGTPENPQGIPVFAWKGETLEEYWWCTEQALTWPDSPTGGPNMILDDGGDATLLVHKGVEYEKDGKVPAVDTAENDEHRVILELLNRTITDGSRKWTQLASEIRGVTEETTTGVHRLYEMQRDGVLLFPAINVNDAVTKSKFDNKYGCRHSLIDGINRATDVLIGGKTAVVCGYGDVGKGCAESLRGQGARVIVTEIDPICALQAAMDGYQVTTLDEVVETADIFITTTGNKDIILASDMAKMKHQAIVGNIGHFDNEIDMAGLAQLPGVVKDEVKPQVHTWTFPDGKVLIVLSEGRLLNLGNATGHPSFVMSNSFADQTLAQIELFTKQAEYPTGVYTLPKHLDEKVARLHLAALGVKLTTLRPEQASYIGVEVDGPYKSDHYRY, encoded by the coding sequence ATGACGACTGTCGACAACCGACAGGACTTCAAGGTCGCCGATCTCTCCCTGGCCGTCTTCGGCCGCAAGGAGATCACCCTCGCCGAGCACGAGATGCCGGGCCTGATGGCGATCCGCAAGGAATACGCCGAGTCCCAGCCCCTCGCCGGCGCCCGCGTCACCGGTTCCCTGCACATGACCGTGCAGACCGCCGTCCTCATCGAGACGCTGGTCGCCCTCGGCGCCCGCGTCCGCTGGGCGTCCTGCAACATCTTCTCCACCCAGGACCACGCTGCCGCCGCCATCGCGGTCGGCCCGAACGGCACGCCCGAGAACCCGCAGGGCATCCCGGTCTTCGCCTGGAAGGGCGAGACCCTGGAGGAGTACTGGTGGTGCACCGAGCAGGCGCTGACCTGGCCGGACAGCCCCACCGGCGGCCCGAACATGATCCTCGACGACGGCGGTGACGCCACCCTCCTGGTCCACAAGGGCGTGGAGTACGAGAAGGACGGCAAGGTTCCCGCCGTCGACACCGCGGAGAACGACGAACACCGCGTCATCCTCGAACTCCTCAACCGCACCATCACCGACGGCTCCCGCAAGTGGACGCAGCTGGCCTCGGAGATCCGCGGCGTCACCGAGGAGACCACGACGGGCGTGCACCGCCTGTACGAGATGCAGCGCGACGGCGTCCTGCTCTTCCCGGCGATCAACGTCAACGACGCGGTCACCAAGTCGAAGTTCGACAACAAGTACGGCTGCCGGCACTCCCTGATCGACGGCATCAACCGCGCCACCGACGTCCTGATCGGCGGCAAGACCGCTGTCGTCTGCGGCTACGGCGACGTGGGCAAGGGCTGCGCGGAGTCGCTGCGCGGCCAGGGCGCCCGTGTCATCGTCACCGAGATCGACCCCATCTGCGCCCTCCAGGCGGCGATGGACGGCTACCAGGTCACCACCCTGGACGAGGTCGTCGAGACGGCCGACATCTTCATCACCACGACCGGCAACAAGGACATCATCCTCGCCTCGGACATGGCGAAGATGAAGCACCAGGCCATCGTGGGCAACATCGGCCACTTCGACAACGAGATCGACATGGCCGGCCTCGCGCAGCTCCCCGGCGTCGTCAAGGACGAGGTCAAGCCGCAGGTCCACACGTGGACGTTCCCCGACGGCAAGGTCCTCATCGTGCTGTCCGAGGGCCGCCTGCTGAACCTGGGCAACGCCACCGGCCACCCCTCGTTCGTGATGTCCAACTCGTTCGCGGACCAGACGCTGGCCCAGATCGAGCTGTTCACCAAGCAGGCCGAGTACCCCACGGGCGTCTACACGCTGCCCAAGCACCTGGACGAGAAGGTCGCCCGCCTCCACCTGGCCGCGCTCGGCGTCAAGCTCACCACCCTGCGCCCCGAGCAGGCCTCGTACATCGGTGTCGAGGTCGACGGCCCCTACAAGTCGGACCACTACCGCTACTGA
- a CDS encoding cation diffusion facilitator family transporter, giving the protein MSASGGTRAIVAALGANLAIAASKFVAFAFSGSSSMLAEGVHSLADSGNQALLLVGGKKAQREATPQHPFGYGRERYIYAFLVSIVLFSVGGMFAIYEGYEKIKHPHEIEHWYWPVGVLVFAIIAEGFSFRTAIKESNPLRGDHSWKEFVRRAKAPELPVVLLEDFGALVGLVLALGGVGLALLTDDGIWDGIGTLCIGVLLILIALILAAETKSLLLGEAANSEDVRKIEAAVVDGDTVTRVIHMRTLHLGPEELLVAAKIAVQHDDTAGRVAAAINAAEARIRTAVPIARVIYLEPDIYSEAEAAKGSDREATPGGPAQHPAEH; this is encoded by the coding sequence ATGAGCGCGTCAGGCGGCACCAGGGCGATCGTGGCGGCACTCGGCGCCAACCTCGCGATCGCGGCATCGAAGTTCGTGGCGTTCGCATTCAGCGGCTCGTCGTCGATGCTCGCCGAAGGCGTGCACTCGCTCGCCGACTCCGGCAACCAGGCTCTGCTCCTCGTCGGCGGCAAGAAGGCCCAGCGCGAAGCCACCCCGCAGCACCCCTTCGGCTACGGCCGTGAGCGCTACATCTACGCCTTCCTCGTCTCCATCGTCCTCTTCTCGGTCGGCGGCATGTTCGCCATCTACGAGGGCTACGAGAAGATCAAGCACCCGCACGAGATCGAGCACTGGTACTGGCCCGTCGGGGTCCTCGTCTTCGCGATCATCGCCGAGGGCTTCTCCTTCCGCACCGCCATCAAGGAGTCCAACCCCCTGCGGGGCGACCACTCCTGGAAGGAGTTCGTCCGCCGGGCCAAGGCCCCCGAGCTGCCGGTCGTCCTCCTGGAGGACTTCGGCGCACTCGTCGGTCTCGTCCTCGCCCTCGGCGGCGTCGGCCTCGCGCTGCTCACCGACGACGGCATCTGGGACGGCATCGGCACGCTCTGCATCGGTGTCCTGCTCATCCTGATCGCGCTGATCCTGGCCGCCGAGACCAAGTCCCTCCTGCTCGGCGAAGCCGCCAACAGCGAGGACGTGCGCAAGATCGAGGCGGCGGTCGTCGACGGCGACACCGTCACCCGCGTCATCCACATGCGCACCCTCCACCTCGGCCCCGAGGAACTCCTGGTCGCCGCCAAGATCGCCGTCCAGCACGACGACACGGCCGGCCGGGTCGCCGCCGCCATCAACGCCGCCGAGGCCCGGATCCGCACCGCGGTCCCCATCGCCCGCGTCATCTACCTCGAGCCCGACATCTACAGCGAGGCCGAGGCCGCCAAGGGTTCCGACCGTGAGGCGACCCCGGGCGGGCCCGCCCAGCACCCGGCCGAGCACTGA
- a CDS encoding SIS domain-containing protein, whose amino-acid sequence MLDDSLLDTPEALAEADRRALLRGAAEAGARVRTAARHAAEAGVHTLRPDGRPRAILIAGPGAAATSVADLLGTLAGAACPVIRLAPTGVAPAAGALRWELPGWAGSVDLLLIATPDGSEPGLSLLAEQAYRRGCTVAAVAPADSPLTEAAGAAHGLFVPLATAPYEQDEQVPAAASAPGVLWALLTPLLALLDRITLISAPPEELERVADRLDQVAERCGPAIATYSNPAKTLAAELADSLPVIWTEGTSAGPAGRRFAAALAELAGRPALVAELPEALAEHNAILAGPLAGSADPDDFFRDRVDEAPALHARVVLLRDRPIGGLTAAPAARELALSHDTPISELEPEAGDELVTLAELIATTDFAAVYLALATGA is encoded by the coding sequence ATGCTCGACGACTCGCTGCTCGACACGCCGGAGGCCCTCGCCGAGGCCGACCGCCGGGCCCTCCTGCGTGGTGCGGCCGAAGCCGGCGCCCGCGTCCGCACCGCCGCCCGGCACGCGGCCGAGGCCGGCGTCCACACCCTCCGACCCGACGGACGCCCCCGAGCGATCCTCATCGCGGGCCCCGGCGCCGCCGCCACCTCCGTCGCCGACCTCCTCGGCACACTGGCCGGCGCCGCCTGCCCCGTCATCCGCCTGGCCCCCACCGGCGTCGCCCCCGCCGCGGGCGCCCTGCGCTGGGAACTCCCCGGCTGGGCCGGCTCCGTCGACCTCCTCCTCATCGCCACCCCCGACGGCAGCGAACCCGGCCTCTCCCTCCTCGCCGAACAGGCCTACCGCCGGGGCTGCACCGTCGCTGCCGTGGCCCCCGCCGACTCCCCGCTCACCGAAGCGGCGGGCGCCGCCCACGGACTGTTCGTACCGCTCGCGACCGCACCGTACGAACAGGACGAGCAGGTACCGGCCGCGGCCTCCGCCCCCGGCGTCCTGTGGGCCCTCCTCACCCCCCTCCTGGCCCTCCTCGACCGCATCACCCTGATCTCCGCGCCGCCCGAGGAGCTCGAACGGGTCGCCGACCGGCTCGACCAGGTCGCCGAACGCTGCGGCCCCGCCATCGCGACCTACAGCAACCCGGCGAAGACCCTGGCCGCCGAACTCGCCGACTCCCTCCCGGTGATCTGGACCGAAGGCACCTCGGCCGGACCCGCGGGCCGGCGCTTCGCCGCGGCCCTCGCCGAACTCGCGGGCCGCCCCGCCCTCGTGGCCGAACTCCCCGAGGCCCTCGCCGAACACAACGCGATCCTCGCCGGCCCCCTCGCCGGCAGCGCCGACCCCGACGACTTCTTCCGCGACCGCGTCGACGAAGCCCCCGCGCTGCACGCGCGCGTGGTGCTGCTGCGCGACCGCCCGATCGGCGGGCTCACCGCCGCGCCGGCCGCCCGGGAACTGGCCCTCAGCCACGACACGCCGATCAGCGAACTCGAGCCCGAGGCAGGCGACGAACTCGTCACCCTGGCCGAACTCATCGCGACGACGGATTTCGCCGCCGTCTACCTGGCCCTCGCCACGGGAGCCTGA
- a CDS encoding metallopeptidase family protein translates to METPVPPPAGAGPGPRRRDRHGRGMRGPIAPPQVPLAASRADVFSDLVQDSVERLERRWPQLADIDFLVLEVPRLDATSEPWNDEAVPLGGTMPAREGRRARVVVYRRPVEIRTKGRDERGALVHEVVVEQVAELLGLTPETVDPRYGED, encoded by the coding sequence ATGGAGACCCCCGTACCGCCTCCCGCCGGCGCAGGCCCCGGACCCCGTCGTCGCGACCGTCACGGCCGGGGCATGCGAGGACCGATCGCGCCTCCGCAGGTTCCGTTGGCTGCCAGCCGCGCCGATGTGTTCTCGGACCTCGTGCAGGACTCCGTGGAGCGGCTCGAGCGGCGGTGGCCGCAGCTCGCCGACATCGACTTCCTGGTGCTCGAGGTGCCGCGTCTGGACGCGACGTCGGAGCCGTGGAACGACGAGGCGGTTCCGCTGGGCGGGACGATGCCCGCGCGCGAGGGACGGCGGGCTCGGGTCGTCGTCTACCGGCGGCCGGTCGAGATCCGCACCAAGGGCCGCGACGAGCGGGGCGCCCTGGTGCACGAGGTGGTCGTGGAGCAGGTCGCGGAGCTGCTGGGACTGACCCCCGAGACGGTGGATCCGCGCTACGGGGAGGACTGA